In Armatimonadota bacterium, the following proteins share a genomic window:
- a CDS encoding hypothetical protein (possible pseudo, frameshifted) yields MIPKRPYGKKGDKISIIGLGGIVLARLPQKEADAIAREAFERGINYFDVAPTYWDAEERMGPAIKSFRDKIFLACKTTKRDAKGAQEELEASLRKLQTDHFDLYQLHGLSKMEELEQCFAPGGAMEVFLKAREQGKVRYIGFSAHSEEVALEAIKRFPFDSALFPFNFVTLFKGNFGWELLKEAPKRGGNAARVESAGTHALARGRKATGEMLVRADYRPQAGRVGVALHPVPAEYHCRYPAR; encoded by the coding sequence ATGATTCCCAAACGTCCGTATGGCAAAAAAGGAGACAAAATCTCCATCATCGGTCTGGGCGGCATCGTGCTGGCGAGGTTGCCGCAGAAAGAGGCAGATGCCATCGCCCGCGAAGCCTTCGAACGCGGCATCAACTACTTCGACGTCGCACCCACCTATTGGGACGCCGAAGAGCGGATGGGTCCTGCCATCAAATCGTTCCGCGACAAAATCTTCCTTGCTTGCAAAACCACGAAGCGTGATGCCAAGGGTGCACAGGAGGAGCTGGAAGCCTCTCTGCGCAAACTGCAAACCGACCATTTTGACCTCTATCAGCTGCATGGGCTATCCAAAATGGAAGAGCTGGAGCAGTGCTTTGCGCCTGGCGGAGCGATGGAGGTCTTCCTGAAGGCGCGCGAACAGGGCAAGGTGCGCTATATCGGCTTCAGTGCGCACTCCGAAGAGGTTGCTCTGGAAGCCATCAAGCGGTTTCCTTTCGACAGCGCGCTGTTCCCCTTCAACTTTGTGACCCTGTTCAAGGGCAACTTCGGCTGGGAGCTGCTCAAGGAGGCTCCCAAGCGCGGGGGTAACGCTGCTCGCGTTGAAAGCGCTGGCACGCACGCACTGGCAAGAGGGCGCAAAGCGACTGGAGAAATGCTGGTACGAGCCGATTACCGACCCCAGGCTGGCAGAGTTGGCGTTGCGCTTCACCCTGTCCCTGCCGAATATCACTGCCGCTATCCCGCCCGGTGA
- a CDS encoding YgiT-type zinc finger domain-containing protein, giving the protein MKCTISGCPGEYEEKLIVHTVRHRGRLIVIDGVPAEVCSFCGDILLKPETVREIEALLDEPPAPAGSVPLYEFAGRISPRR; this is encoded by the coding sequence ATGAAGTGCACCATTAGCGGCTGTCCGGGGGAGTACGAGGAAAAACTCATCGTACATACTGTAAGGCACAGGGGGCGCTTGATCGTTATCGATGGCGTACCGGCAGAGGTCTGCTCATTCTGCGGCGATATCCTTTTGAAACCCGAGACCGTGCGCGAGATAGAAGCCCTTCTGGACGAGCCACCAGCTCCAGCAGGTAGCGTGCCCCTGTACGAGTTCGCAGGGCGAATATCGCCTCGTCGTTAA
- the gspE gene encoding general secretion pathway protein GspE yields MYNTGMRSSGRSFRLLMRQPGAMREMGGQELSLAVQAVDLMFMRALDAGASDIHLHPERDMLRIRFRIDGLLHEFQTITDPDLIQAVLTRVKLAADMHIDEKRETQDGRIDMEYNDRKLSARVSCIPSLNGERIAIRLLDPAQMRVDLDKLGMPPDVLADWKQSLQTAYGMMVVTGPTGAGKTSTLYASINLLDRKHRNIITVEDPVEYEFPDNIMQIHVTEKVTFPKALRAILRHDPDVIMIGEIRDRESLQIGIQAALTGHLVFTTLHTNNAVETISRMIDMGAEDYLIAATLVRVMAQRLVPIICGNCRAPYQPNPEELKALGLPLDAAQKQQFFIGKGCEACRGTGFRGRTGIFELLKVTPEIRKAILRRASGDEILQIARQEGMRTMLEDGRDKVLRGITTPYEVIKAVFAGMV; encoded by the coding sequence ATGTACAACACAGGAATGCGCAGTTCGGGGCGGTCGTTTCGTCTGTTGATGCGCCAGCCAGGCGCGATGCGCGAGATGGGTGGGCAGGAGCTGTCGCTGGCGGTGCAAGCGGTAGACCTGATGTTCATGCGTGCACTGGACGCCGGCGCGTCGGATATCCACCTTCACCCGGAGCGCGATATGCTGCGCATCCGATTCCGCATCGACGGGTTACTGCATGAGTTTCAGACCATCACTGACCCCGACCTGATTCAAGCGGTGCTCACCCGCGTGAAGCTTGCTGCGGATATGCACATCGATGAAAAGCGCGAGACGCAGGACGGGCGCATCGACATGGAGTATAACGACCGCAAGCTTAGCGCGCGCGTTTCGTGCATTCCTTCCCTCAACGGCGAGCGCATCGCCATCCGACTGCTGGACCCGGCACAGATGCGCGTGGACCTGGACAAACTCGGCATGCCTCCCGATGTGCTGGCAGACTGGAAGCAATCGCTGCAAACTGCGTATGGGATGATGGTGGTCACCGGTCCGACTGGTGCAGGCAAGACATCCACTCTTTACGCTTCGATCAACCTGCTCGACCGCAAGCACCGCAACATCATCACGGTGGAGGACCCGGTGGAGTACGAGTTCCCCGACAACATCATGCAGATACACGTGACCGAGAAGGTAACCTTCCCCAAAGCGTTGCGTGCCATCCTGCGCCACGACCCCGACGTGATTATGATTGGCGAGATTCGCGACCGCGAGTCGCTGCAAATCGGCATTCAGGCGGCGTTGACGGGGCATCTGGTGTTCACCACCTTGCACACCAACAACGCGGTAGAGACCATCAGCCGCATGATAGACATGGGCGCGGAGGATTACCTGATTGCCGCCACGCTGGTACGGGTGATGGCGCAACGGCTGGTACCCATTATCTGCGGCAACTGCCGGGCACCCTATCAGCCTAACCCGGAAGAGCTGAAGGCTTTGGGACTTCCGCTGGACGCGGCGCAAAAACAGCAGTTCTTCATCGGCAAAGGATGTGAAGCGTGTCGGGGCACAGGCTTTCGCGGGCGCACGGGCATCTTTGAACTGCTGAAGGTGACGCCTGAAATCCGCAAAGCCATCTTGCGCCGCGCCTCCGGCGACGAGATTTTGCAGATTGCCCGCCAGGAGGGGATGCGCACGATGCTAGAAGATGGTCGCGACAAGGTGCTGCGAGGTATCACCACGCCCTACGAGGTCATCAAAGCGGTCTTTGCGGGGATGGTGTAA
- a CDS encoding beta-galactosidase, whose protein sequence is MLQRRPVGSRTIRPAPTDGPLSNPLKGWAAYSEEWNRYALPARMAYFYVSWRELEPERGRYRFAEWEASRWEGANARGKHIVFRLYLDYPNLPVGVPQWVIDSGVAMRPYDIPEIGRGLAPDYDDARLLNPLLEFIAAFGERYNRNPRVAFVALGTLGFWGEWHTWPRTELFASEATQRAVVQAYRRAFPNKVLLARAPYPATSEPWLGYHDDMFPEDTDYYEGQGYEWYFLPQLRKAGRENNWKIAAIGAEMVPNQGKKYLSTEWARTRTMLDRMHLTWVGPYCPILETNLTEAELQNARWMVRRMGYQYRLTEVTWRLRGRALSVEVRGVNEGVAPFYYPWAVEMALLRPDDSVAQMHRVDVEITRWLPGEFRFSTQMPVQVGSGLYRLVLGIRDPWRNVPDIRFANALPYVQGWNVLDNIVV, encoded by the coding sequence GTGCTACAACGCCGCCCGGTGGGGTCGCGAACGATACGCCCTGCTCCGACAGATGGTCCGTTGAGCAATCCTCTCAAGGGCTGGGCAGCGTACAGCGAGGAGTGGAACCGATACGCGCTTCCCGCGCGAATGGCCTATTTCTATGTCTCCTGGCGCGAGCTGGAACCGGAACGCGGTAGATACCGCTTCGCCGAATGGGAAGCCAGCAGATGGGAGGGTGCCAATGCACGCGGTAAGCACATCGTCTTCCGACTGTATCTGGACTACCCCAACTTGCCCGTGGGCGTGCCGCAGTGGGTGATTGACAGCGGCGTTGCCATGCGCCCCTACGATATCCCTGAAATCGGCAGGGGGTTGGCTCCCGATTATGATGACGCGCGCCTGTTGAACCCACTGCTGGAGTTCATCGCGGCGTTCGGCGAGCGATACAACCGCAATCCACGTGTGGCGTTTGTCGCGCTGGGCACATTGGGCTTCTGGGGCGAGTGGCATACCTGGCCGCGCACCGAGCTGTTCGCCAGCGAAGCTACCCAGCGAGCGGTGGTGCAGGCGTACCGTCGTGCCTTTCCTAACAAAGTTCTGCTTGCTCGTGCCCCCTATCCTGCCACCAGCGAACCGTGGCTGGGCTACCACGATGACATGTTCCCCGAAGACACCGACTACTACGAGGGACAGGGCTACGAGTGGTACTTCCTGCCCCAGCTGCGCAAGGCGGGCAGGGAGAACAACTGGAAGATAGCTGCCATCGGTGCGGAGATGGTGCCCAATCAGGGCAAAAAGTATCTGAGCACCGAGTGGGCAAGAACGCGCACCATGCTAGATCGGATGCACCTCACCTGGGTTGGTCCCTATTGTCCCATTCTGGAAACGAACCTCACCGAAGCCGAGCTGCAAAACGCCCGGTGGATGGTCAGGCGCATGGGCTATCAGTATCGGCTCACAGAGGTCACATGGAGGCTGAGGGGACGAGCACTTTCGGTAGAGGTGCGCGGTGTCAACGAGGGGGTGGCGCCTTTTTACTACCCGTGGGCGGTGGAAATGGCGTTGCTTCGCCCCGATGATAGCGTAGCGCAAATGCACCGAGTGGATGTGGAAATCACCCGTTGGCTACCGGGCGAGTTCCGCTTCAGCACACAGATGCCCGTGCAGGTAGGTAGTGGGCTTTATCGGCTGGTGCTGGGCATCCGCGACCCCTGGCGTAACGTACCAGACATTCGATTCGCCAACGCCTTGCCTTACGTGCAGGGGTGGAACGTGTTGGATAATATCGTTGTGTAG
- the gltP gene encoding sodium:dicarboxylate symporter: protein MFGSANTFYPPVAGTIWYTCTCSGLEEQEGLDSNRDLVSIRWVVIAIVAGAAAGLLLNRAGGESLPLFGAISLGGDLFIRMLRMIIVPLVMTSLISAAANLDTHHLGRLGSLTFIYYITTTLLAVALGLVMVNTVQPGVGAILQGAGLPEEISEQQPPSLADLVRNLIPANPIDALARTDMLQIITFSLIAGIALNFMHERGRTVRKFVDEVLELSMVIVRWVLYLLPVGVALLLMRTVGQAGWEVFLPLAKYMGVVLGGLAIHGLLVLPLLAWTLGKMPPWQFFRGASPALVTALSTSSSSATLPVTMRCVENEMKVPGHISRFCLPIGATVNMDGTALYEAVAALFVAQAYGISLQFTQQLVVLLTATLAAIGAAGIPSAGLFTMVIVLQAVNLPIEGIGLILAVDRVLDMFRTMVNVEGDVVGAVIMARVTRRQ from the coding sequence ATGTTCGGCTCAGCAAACACTTTCTACCCGCCTGTCGCGGGTACAATTTGGTATACGTGTACATGTTCTGGGTTGGAGGAGCAGGAAGGTTTGGATTCAAATCGGGACCTCGTTTCTATCCGCTGGGTTGTTATCGCAATCGTTGCAGGCGCAGCGGCTGGCTTGTTGTTGAATCGGGCAGGTGGCGAATCGCTACCTCTCTTCGGAGCTATCTCTCTGGGCGGTGACCTTTTCATCCGCATGCTGCGTATGATCATCGTTCCGCTGGTGATGACTTCCCTCATCAGCGCAGCCGCCAACCTTGACACGCACCATCTGGGCAGACTGGGCAGCCTCACCTTCATCTATTACATTACCACTACCTTGTTGGCAGTGGCGCTAGGGCTGGTGATGGTCAACACGGTACAGCCAGGTGTGGGCGCGATACTTCAAGGAGCCGGGTTGCCTGAAGAGATAAGCGAACAACAACCTCCCTCTTTGGCTGACTTGGTGCGCAACCTCATCCCCGCCAACCCCATCGACGCGCTGGCGAGGACGGATATGCTGCAGATTATTACCTTCAGCCTGATAGCGGGCATTGCACTGAACTTCATGCACGAACGCGGCAGGACGGTGCGCAAGTTCGTGGATGAAGTACTCGAACTGTCGATGGTGATTGTACGATGGGTGCTATACCTCTTGCCGGTGGGTGTAGCGCTCCTACTGATGCGGACGGTAGGGCAGGCTGGCTGGGAAGTGTTCCTGCCGCTGGCGAAGTACATGGGCGTTGTGCTGGGTGGGTTGGCGATACACGGTTTGCTCGTGCTACCCCTGCTGGCATGGACACTGGGCAAGATGCCTCCCTGGCAGTTCTTTCGGGGCGCCTCGCCTGCGCTGGTTACTGCCCTGAGCACCAGCTCCAGCTCAGCCACTCTGCCTGTCACCATGCGTTGTGTGGAGAACGAGATGAAAGTGCCCGGTCACATCAGCCGCTTCTGCCTTCCCATTGGCGCGACCGTGAACATGGATGGCACTGCGCTCTATGAAGCGGTGGCTGCGTTGTTCGTCGCGCAGGCGTATGGCATCTCTCTACAGTTCACTCAGCAGCTGGTGGTGCTACTGACGGCGACACTGGCAGCGATTGGCGCGGCGGGTATCCCCAGCGCAGGACTATTTACCATGGTGATTGTACTGCAGGCGGTGAACCTGCCAATAGAGGGCATCGGGTTGATTCTGGCGGTAGACCGCGTGCTGGATATGTTTCGCACGATGGTTAACGTAGAGGGCGACGTGGTCGGAGCGGTGATTATGGCGAGGGTAACGAGGAGGCAATAA
- the groL1 gene encoding 60 kDa chaperonin 1 encodes MAAKQILYDEDARRALERGVNLVADAVKVTLGPKGRNVVLEKKWGSPTITKDGVTVAKEVELEDPFENMGAQLCREVASKTNDVAGDGTTTATVLAQAIVAEGLKYVAAGGNPILVKRGIEMAVEKAVEEIKKHAIPVSTKEDVEHVASIAGNDPEIGKVIAEAMEKVGKDGVITVEESKGTTTTLEVVEGMQFDRGYISPYFITDPERMEAVLEDCYILIHEKKISNAQDLIPLLEKIANARKPLLIIAEDVEGDALATLVVNKIRGVLNVAAVKAPGFGERRKAMLEDIAILTGGKFLSEDLGIKLENVDFSMLGRAKKVIVAKEETTIVEGAGSRDAVMGRINQIKKQIEETESNYDREKLQERLAKLAGGVAVIKVGAATETELKEKKHRFEDALSATRAAVEEGIVPGGGVTYLNIIPALDGIGETPDEQHGAAIVRRALEEPLRQIAENAGLEGSVVVERVKNMEKGWGLNALTGEYVDMVKAGIVDPVKVTRSALQNAASIAGMLLTTEALVVEKPEKKESKTPSPPDYEM; translated from the coding sequence ATGGCAGCCAAGCAGATTCTGTATGATGAGGATGCTCGTCGAGCGCTGGAGCGCGGCGTCAATCTTGTCGCTGATGCGGTGAAGGTGACGCTCGGTCCCAAAGGGCGCAACGTGGTGCTGGAGAAGAAATGGGGCTCGCCCACCATTACCAAAGACGGTGTGACCGTCGCCAAAGAGGTGGAGCTGGAAGACCCCTTCGAGAACATGGGCGCGCAGCTGTGTCGTGAAGTGGCGTCCAAGACCAACGACGTAGCCGGTGACGGAACCACCACCGCGACCGTGCTGGCGCAGGCGATTGTGGCGGAGGGTCTGAAGTACGTCGCCGCAGGCGGCAACCCCATTCTGGTGAAGCGCGGCATCGAGATGGCAGTGGAGAAGGCGGTGGAGGAGATTAAGAAGCACGCCATCCCCGTTTCCACCAAGGAGGACGTGGAGCACGTCGCCTCCATCGCGGGCAACGACCCCGAGATCGGTAAGGTCATCGCCGAGGCGATGGAGAAGGTGGGCAAAGACGGCGTGATTACCGTGGAGGAGAGCAAGGGTACCACCACCACGCTGGAAGTGGTGGAGGGGATGCAGTTTGACCGCGGTTACATCTCGCCGTACTTCATCACCGACCCCGAGCGCATGGAGGCGGTGCTGGAAGATTGTTACATCCTGATTCACGAGAAGAAGATTTCCAACGCACAAGACCTCATCCCCTTGCTGGAGAAGATAGCCAACGCCCGCAAGCCGTTGCTCATCATCGCGGAGGACGTGGAGGGCGACGCGCTGGCTACGCTGGTGGTGAACAAGATCCGCGGTGTGCTGAACGTGGCGGCGGTGAAGGCGCCCGGCTTCGGTGAGCGACGCAAGGCGATGCTGGAGGATATTGCCATCCTGACCGGCGGCAAGTTCCTGAGCGAGGACCTGGGCATCAAGCTGGAGAACGTGGACTTCAGTATGCTCGGGCGCGCCAAGAAGGTCATCGTCGCCAAAGAGGAGACCACCATCGTGGAAGGCGCGGGCAGTCGCGACGCGGTGATGGGGCGCATCAACCAGATTAAGAAGCAGATCGAGGAGACCGAGTCCAACTACGACCGGGAGAAGCTGCAGGAGCGTCTGGCGAAGCTGGCTGGCGGTGTGGCGGTGATTAAGGTGGGCGCAGCCACCGAAACCGAGTTGAAGGAGAAGAAGCACCGCTTCGAGGACGCGCTGTCGGCGACCCGTGCGGCGGTGGAAGAGGGCATCGTGCCTGGCGGTGGCGTCACCTACCTGAACATCATCCCCGCGCTGGACGGCATCGGCGAGACGCCCGATGAGCAGCACGGAGCGGCTATCGTGCGCCGCGCGCTGGAAGAGCCTCTGCGCCAGATTGCCGAGAACGCGGGGCTGGAAGGCTCAGTGGTGGTCGAGCGCGTCAAGAACATGGAGAAAGGCTGGGGTCTGAACGCCCTCACCGGTGAATATGTGGACATGGTGAAGGCGGGTATCGTGGACCCGGTGAAGGTGACGCGCTCGGCGTTGCAGAACGCAGCGTCCATCGCGGGCATGTTGCTCACCACCGAGGCGCTGGTGGTGGAGAAGCCTGAGAAGAAGGAGAGCAAGACTCCTTCCCCACCCGATTATGAGATGTAG
- the groS gene encoding 10 kDa chaperonin yields MLRPIGDKVVVEVFEEEEKTAGGIFLPDTAKKKPQEGRVVAVGPGRVLQDGTRAPMSVKVGDRVIFSKYGGNEVEVDGKEYTILDEDQIYAIREG; encoded by the coding sequence GTGCTCAGACCGATTGGCGATAAGGTGGTTGTGGAGGTGTTTGAAGAGGAAGAGAAGACCGCTGGTGGCATCTTCCTGCCCGATACCGCCAAGAAGAAACCGCAAGAAGGACGTGTAGTGGCGGTCGGTCCCGGTCGTGTGTTGCAGGATGGCACCCGTGCGCCGATGTCGGTGAAAGTGGGTGACCGCGTGATATTCTCCAAATATGGTGGCAACGAAGTAGAAGTGGACGGTAAAGAGTACACCATTCTGGATGAAGACCAGATTTACGCTATCCGCGAAGGTTAA
- a CDS encoding peptidase M48, whose product MNMKLLRHIYLVTVLVVSLVPNGLATGVFAQPKPEEDPEVRMGREAAQEIERTLRLVTDPVLVERVNRIGQEIAAVANASEVPVTWGIDKRSQFAYTFKVVDDKDVNAFSLPGGFVYVNKGLLDYVQSDHELAAVLAHEIAHAAHHHLLRLGQENEKINRRVTLPALLVLVLSGAPPRDLSNVMMGVQLYQIAKLNGFTQEAEMDADRAAIYYLTRTKYNPVGMLTFMERLARDEARRPERQLGIFRTHPPSRERAQAMLNLFRDLNIPVNRRAVARILPVELREKSVQNRSLTEVYLDSVAVFAPADSNGKSSAERARQIGERLDSLLNDGIQMYDIRLSGDKRTVVARNNPILTIEPEDAALYGKSMQELAEQVSNAIKRALWNELIQRAY is encoded by the coding sequence ATGAATATGAAACTGTTACGGCACATATATCTTGTTACGGTGCTCGTGGTCAGTCTGGTGCCGAACGGGCTGGCGACAGGGGTCTTCGCGCAGCCCAAGCCGGAGGAAGACCCCGAAGTACGCATGGGCAGAGAAGCAGCGCAGGAGATCGAGCGCACCCTGCGCCTGGTCACCGACCCGGTGCTGGTGGAGCGCGTCAACCGCATCGGACAGGAAATTGCGGCGGTCGCCAACGCATCAGAGGTTCCTGTCACGTGGGGCATCGATAAACGGTCGCAGTTTGCCTATACGTTCAAGGTGGTAGATGATAAAGATGTCAATGCCTTCTCACTGCCGGGTGGTTTTGTGTATGTAAACAAAGGGTTGCTGGACTATGTGCAGTCCGACCATGAGCTGGCGGCGGTGTTGGCGCACGAAATCGCGCATGCGGCGCATCATCATCTGCTACGTCTGGGGCAGGAGAATGAGAAGATTAACCGCAGGGTGACCCTGCCTGCCTTGCTTGTGCTCGTGCTGTCTGGCGCGCCACCGCGAGATTTGAGCAACGTGATGATGGGTGTTCAACTGTATCAGATTGCCAAACTAAACGGTTTCACGCAAGAGGCGGAAATGGACGCCGACCGCGCAGCTATCTACTACCTGACGCGCACGAAGTATAACCCGGTGGGCATGTTGACCTTCATGGAGCGATTAGCGCGAGACGAGGCGCGTCGTCCTGAAAGACAGTTGGGCATCTTTCGCACGCACCCCCCTTCGCGAGAGCGCGCCCAGGCGATGCTGAACCTCTTCCGCGATCTGAACATTCCGGTGAACCGCCGTGCGGTGGCACGGATACTGCCGGTGGAGCTGCGCGAGAAGAGCGTGCAGAACCGCAGCCTGACAGAAGTGTATCTGGACAGCGTTGCGGTGTTCGCCCCCGCAGATAGCAATGGCAAGAGTTCCGCCGAACGCGCCCGCCAGATTGGGGAGCGGCTGGATAGCCTTTTGAACGATGGCATCCAGATGTACGATATCCGTCTGTCCGGCGACAAACGCACCGTCGTAGCACGTAACAACCCGATACTGACGATCGAGCCTGAAGACGCCGCCCTGTACGGCAAGAGTATGCAGGAGCTGGCGGAACAGGTGTCCAATGCTATCAAACGCGCCCTCTGGAACGAGCTGATTCAACGCGCCTACTGA
- the prfA gene encoding peptide chain release factor 1, producing MLSRLEEVEKRFEQIEQALADPRIASDPKELQRLGKAHAELQPIVQAFREYKTTLKRIEEAESLLDDPEMHDLAQEELDTLKELRERQEHQLKLMLLPKDPNDERNVLLEIRAGTGGEEAALFAAELARMYMRYAERRGWKYEVLDVQETGIGGYKEVVILIEGKGAYSALKYESGVHRVQRVPVTESSGRIHTSAATVAVLPEAEEVEVEINPEDLEIDTFRAGSAGGQHMQKNETAVRILHKPTGIVVTCQDERSQLQNREKAMRMLRTRLYDLQQQQLEAERTATRKSQVGTGDRSEKIRTYNFPQGRVTDHRIGLTIYNLQEILDGDIQPFVDALIAEDQARKLQEATMQEELVETG from the coding sequence GTGTTATCCCGTCTGGAAGAGGTTGAAAAGCGTTTCGAACAGATAGAACAGGCTCTTGCCGACCCACGGATAGCTTCTGACCCGAAGGAGCTGCAGCGGTTAGGCAAAGCACATGCCGAGCTGCAGCCGATTGTGCAGGCATTCCGCGAGTACAAGACCACTCTGAAGCGTATCGAGGAGGCAGAATCTCTGCTGGATGACCCCGAGATGCACGACCTGGCGCAGGAAGAGCTGGACACCCTCAAAGAGCTGCGCGAGCGACAGGAACACCAGTTGAAGCTGATGCTTCTGCCCAAAGACCCCAACGACGAGCGCAACGTGCTTCTGGAGATTCGCGCAGGCACAGGGGGCGAGGAAGCCGCTTTGTTCGCGGCGGAGCTGGCGCGGATGTATATGCGCTACGCCGAACGCCGAGGCTGGAAGTACGAGGTTCTGGATGTACAGGAAACGGGCATCGGTGGTTACAAGGAGGTTGTGATACTCATCGAGGGCAAAGGCGCATACAGCGCGCTGAAATACGAAAGCGGCGTGCATCGCGTGCAGCGTGTGCCTGTGACTGAAAGCAGCGGACGTATCCACACCTCCGCCGCCACCGTCGCCGTGCTGCCTGAAGCCGAAGAGGTAGAGGTGGAAATTAACCCCGAGGACCTGGAGATAGACACCTTCCGCGCGGGCAGTGCAGGCGGTCAGCACATGCAAAAGAACGAAACCGCGGTACGCATCCTGCATAAGCCAACGGGCATCGTGGTCACCTGTCAGGACGAGCGTTCGCAACTGCAGAACCGCGAAAAAGCGATGCGCATGTTGCGCACACGCCTGTACGACCTGCAGCAGCAGCAATTGGAGGCGGAACGCACCGCCACGCGCAAATCGCAGGTGGGCACGGGCGACCGCAGCGAGAAAATCCGCACCTACAACTTCCCGCAGGGGCGCGTGACTGACCACCGCATCGGGTTAACCATTTATAACCTGCAAGAGATCCTGGACGGTGACATCCAGCCTTTCGTGGACGCGTTGATTGCCGAGGATCAGGCGCGAAAGCTGCAAGAGGCAACTATGCAGGAAGAGCTGGTCGAAACAGGCTAG
- the iscS gene encoding cysteine desulfurase IscS: protein MLPVYLDHAATTPVASEVLQAMMPYFHRAFGNPSAIYTIGQEAREAIEHAREQVARLVNADADDVYFTSGGTESDNWAIKGVARAWGNRKSHLITTPIEHHAVLEACKALQEMGWEITFVPVDSSGLVDPDDVRRAITARTGLITIMHANNEVGTIEPVAEIGAIAREHGIPFHTDAVQTVGKIRVDMDALNADMLSISAHKLYGPKGVGALVVRRGTPLRPLLDGGGQERGRRGGTYNVPGIVGFGVAAERALRCGAEEMERVRALRDRLVEGIMERVPDAILTGHPVIRLPNNAHLAFADVEGESLVLSLDAAGIYCSAGAACSSGDTEPSHVLVAMGIDPRLIEGSVRFTLGKDNTEEQIDYTVEQVARAVQKLRSLRVSRL from the coding sequence ATGTTGCCGGTGTATCTGGACCACGCCGCAACCACGCCTGTAGCATCGGAAGTGCTGCAGGCGATGATGCCATACTTTCATCGCGCCTTCGGGAACCCCTCTGCTATCTACACGATAGGGCAGGAGGCACGAGAGGCGATAGAGCATGCCCGCGAACAAGTTGCTCGGTTGGTGAACGCCGACGCCGATGACGTGTACTTCACCAGCGGAGGCACCGAGAGCGATAACTGGGCAATCAAGGGCGTGGCACGAGCATGGGGCAACCGCAAGAGCCACCTGATTACCACCCCCATCGAACACCACGCAGTGCTGGAGGCGTGTAAGGCGTTACAGGAGATGGGGTGGGAGATTACCTTCGTGCCGGTGGATAGCAGTGGATTGGTAGACCCCGATGATGTGCGCCGCGCTATCACCGCCCGCACCGGTTTGATTACCATCATGCATGCGAACAACGAGGTGGGCACGATTGAGCCTGTCGCGGAGATTGGTGCCATCGCCCGCGAGCATGGCATCCCCTTCCATACCGACGCGGTGCAAACGGTGGGCAAGATTCGGGTGGACATGGACGCGCTGAACGCGGATATGCTCTCCATTTCCGCGCACAAATTGTACGGTCCCAAGGGAGTAGGGGCTCTGGTGGTTCGGCGAGGTACACCTCTGCGCCCTTTGCTGGATGGCGGCGGTCAGGAGCGCGGGCGGCGCGGCGGCACCTACAACGTGCCGGGCATTGTGGGGTTCGGCGTGGCGGCGGAACGTGCATTGCGATGCGGCGCGGAAGAGATGGAACGGGTGCGTGCCCTACGTGACCGGCTTGTGGAAGGCATCATGGAGCGCGTGCCCGACGCCATCCTCACAGGGCATCCGGTAATCCGTCTGCCCAACAACGCCCACCTCGCCTTCGCCGATGTGGAGGGCGAATCGCTGGTGCTGTCGCTGGATGCGGCGGGAATCTACTGCTCGGCAGGGGCGGCGTGTTCCTCTGGCGACACCGAGCCGTCGCACGTGCTGGTGGCGATGGGGATAGACCCTCGTCTTATCGAAGGCTCAGTGCGTTTCACGCTGGGGAAGGACAACACGGAAGAGCAGATAGACTACACGGTGGAGCAAGTAGCCAGGGCGGTACAGAAGCTGCGCTCGCTGAGGGTGTCGCGGCTGTGA
- a CDS encoding hypothetical protein (possible pseudo, frameshifted) has translation MAPRQTWDEIRAAGLRIVTMVGHASLTDGLNRKENHNRIEDELKRNIDLAAQYDIPVLICFSGNRRGISDEEGIQNCVEGLKRIAPYAEQKGVTLAMELLNSKVDHPRLPVRPHLVGCRSMQTRQLAAREAAVRHLPHADYGGRPHSYYPC, from the coding sequence ATGGCTCCGCGTCAAACGTGGGATGAGATTCGCGCCGCCGGACTACGCATTGTAACCATGGTCGGGCACGCCTCACTCACCGATGGGCTGAACCGCAAGGAGAACCACAACCGTATCGAGGATGAGCTGAAACGCAACATCGACCTTGCTGCGCAATACGACATCCCCGTACTGATATGCTTCTCCGGTAACCGACGCGGCATCTCCGACGAGGAAGGTATCCAGAACTGCGTAGAGGGGCTGAAACGCATCGCGCCGTACGCGGAACAGAAAGGCGTGACGCTCGCTATGGAGCTGCTCAACAGCAAGGTAGACCACCCCCGACTACCAGTGCGACCACACCTGGTGGGGTGTAGAAGTATGCAAACGCGTCAACTCGCCGCGCGTGAAGCTGCTGTACGACATCTACCACATGCAGATTATGGAGGGCGACCTCATTCGTACTATCCGTGCTAA